Proteins from a genomic interval of Vreelandella profundi:
- a CDS encoding NAD(P)-dependent oxidoreductase: MLTITVIGLGQMGGNMALTLKAAGFTVTGSDVFEPARSRLAEQGLAVVAPEALPASDVYLLSLPTSAHVRDVIEQSPGLLKLAPKGSVIVDTSTSDPVVSRELAEKVIAAGLQWLDAPVSGGPKGAANGKLGMLLGGDTDTIECVTPMLEAMSAKRTHVGGPGCGHVVKLANNYLCAAHLLTTAEAVAMATKAGVDPAACLAGINSGSGRSAVSEVNFPEWVLSERFDSGFTTGLMRKDLRLARDAAEQLNIPLGLLNAVVAAWHANADHPADSDDFNHIATPILARATQMEGK; encoded by the coding sequence ATGTTAACCATTACGGTGATTGGCCTGGGGCAGATGGGCGGCAACATGGCGCTCACCCTTAAAGCCGCAGGCTTTACGGTAACAGGCAGCGACGTGTTTGAACCCGCGCGGTCGCGGCTGGCTGAACAAGGGTTGGCCGTCGTAGCACCTGAGGCACTGCCCGCCAGCGACGTGTATCTGCTGTCGCTGCCCACGTCCGCTCATGTGCGTGACGTTATCGAGCAATCACCGGGGCTACTCAAGCTGGCGCCTAAGGGCAGCGTGATTGTCGATACATCCACCAGCGACCCCGTGGTTAGCCGAGAGCTGGCTGAGAAAGTCATTGCTGCGGGCCTTCAATGGCTGGATGCGCCCGTGAGCGGGGGGCCGAAAGGCGCCGCCAACGGCAAGCTGGGGATGTTGCTCGGGGGCGACACCGACACTATCGAATGCGTTACCCCGATGCTGGAAGCAATGTCGGCTAAGCGCACTCACGTGGGCGGCCCTGGCTGTGGCCACGTTGTTAAACTCGCGAATAATTACCTGTGCGCCGCGCACTTGCTGACCACCGCCGAGGCAGTGGCCATGGCGACGAAAGCCGGCGTTGACCCCGCGGCCTGCTTAGCTGGGATTAATAGTGGCTCTGGGCGCAGCGCGGTGAGTGAAGTGAATTTCCCTGAGTGGGTGTTGAGCGAGCGCTTTGACTCGGGGTTTACCACCGGCTTGATGCGTAAAGATTTGCGTTTGGCACGGGATGCCGCTGAGCAGCTTAATATTCCTCTGGGCCTGCTCAACGCCGTTGTTGCTGCCTGGCACGCGAATGCTGATCACCCCGCTGATAGCGATGACTTTAACCATATTGCGACGCCGATTTTAGCGCGTGCCACGCAGATGGAGGGAAAATGA
- a CDS encoding M20 aminoacylase family protein, with amino-acid sequence MTASIRLPDSAELSAWRHDFHQHPETAFEEHRTSARIAALLTEWGYEVTTGLASTGVVAALDGQRGEGKTIGLRADIDALDIREETSLAYASQTPGKMHACGHDGHTTMLLGAAWALKQQPDFKGRVVFIFQPAEESAGGGRVMVEDGLFERFPMDAVYGLHNWPGLPVGVAAVHDTDVMAAFDIFSLTLTGKGCHAAMPHLGIDTVLASCQLVSQLQGLVSRETPPNQSAVLSITSMHAGDTFNVIPERVELRGTLRCFDMALKEHLEARFKQAIASSAEFHGLTVELDYQRCYPATINTPEHAQHCATVLENLLGQDSVLRNPPPSMASEDFSFLLAERPGAYIWMGNGEDSASLHNPHYDFNDALLPLGTRYWVELVRALLV; translated from the coding sequence ATGACGGCCTCAATTCGTTTACCCGACAGCGCAGAGTTAAGCGCCTGGCGTCACGATTTTCACCAGCACCCTGAAACCGCTTTTGAAGAGCATCGCACCAGTGCGCGTATTGCCGCGCTGCTGACCGAGTGGGGCTATGAAGTGACCACGGGGCTCGCGAGTACTGGCGTAGTTGCTGCGCTGGATGGCCAGCGCGGTGAAGGCAAAACTATTGGCCTGCGGGCTGATATCGATGCGCTGGATATTCGTGAAGAGACGTCGCTTGCGTACGCCTCTCAAACGCCAGGCAAAATGCACGCCTGCGGCCACGATGGCCATACCACTATGCTGCTGGGTGCCGCCTGGGCATTAAAACAGCAGCCGGACTTTAAAGGCCGCGTGGTGTTTATCTTCCAGCCTGCCGAAGAAAGCGCCGGCGGTGGGCGCGTGATGGTTGAAGACGGATTGTTTGAGCGCTTTCCTATGGATGCCGTGTACGGCCTGCACAACTGGCCGGGGCTGCCCGTGGGCGTTGCGGCGGTGCATGATACCGATGTGATGGCGGCCTTCGATATTTTCAGCTTAACGTTGACCGGAAAAGGCTGCCACGCGGCCATGCCGCACCTGGGTATCGATACGGTGCTAGCCAGCTGTCAGCTGGTTAGTCAGCTGCAAGGGTTAGTGAGTCGCGAAACGCCGCCCAACCAGTCCGCCGTGTTGAGTATTACCAGCATGCATGCGGGGGATACTTTCAACGTGATTCCGGAGCGAGTGGAGCTGCGCGGCACATTGCGCTGTTTTGATATGGCGCTTAAAGAGCACCTTGAGGCGCGCTTTAAGCAAGCGATTGCAAGTTCGGCAGAGTTTCACGGCTTAACCGTTGAGTTGGATTACCAGCGCTGCTACCCCGCCACTATCAATACCCCAGAGCATGCCCAGCACTGTGCCACGGTACTGGAAAACCTACTGGGTCAAGACAGCGTGCTGCGTAACCCGCCGCCGAGCATGGCCTCTGAAGATTTCTCGTTTCTGCTCGCCGAACGGCCGGGGGCGTATATTTGGATGGGCAACGGCGAAGACTCCGCCTCGTTGCACAACCCTCACTATGACTTTAACGACGCGCTGCTTCCGCTAGGTACGCGTTACTGGGTGGAGCTTGTACGCGCACTGCTTGTTTAA
- a CDS encoding DUF3100 domain-containing protein, producing the protein MDLKLLLNWRLHLMVIVTSMFAEWIGIVRIPLGPGTLLLLPLLYAFVIGVLFNPHLFSGMGKIIPKPVSSAAGPIILIAILPFIAKFGSTIGPAIDQIIAAGPALILQELGNLGTMLIALPFAVLVLKMGREAIGATYSIAREPNIAIISDRYGLRSPEGIGIMGVYVVGTMFGTLYFALLAGYIASLDILDIRALAMACGVGSGSMVAACSAALAEAVPASKDELLAFAGASNLLTYATGLYVSLFIALPVTEWMYKRLKGSRQEARHENS; encoded by the coding sequence ATGGATCTCAAGCTGTTGCTGAACTGGCGTCTTCACCTGATGGTGATAGTGACGTCGATGTTTGCTGAGTGGATAGGCATCGTGCGTATTCCGCTTGGGCCTGGAACGCTACTGTTATTACCGCTGCTATACGCGTTTGTGATTGGCGTTTTGTTTAATCCTCATCTTTTTTCGGGCATGGGTAAGATTATTCCCAAGCCGGTCAGCAGCGCAGCGGGGCCGATCATTTTGATCGCGATCCTGCCGTTCATTGCTAAATTCGGATCTACCATTGGCCCGGCGATTGATCAGATCATCGCTGCAGGCCCCGCGCTAATACTTCAAGAGCTGGGCAATCTTGGCACTATGCTGATAGCGCTGCCCTTTGCGGTACTGGTGCTCAAAATGGGTCGGGAGGCGATTGGTGCCACCTACTCTATCGCTCGTGAACCGAATATTGCCATTATTTCAGACCGTTACGGGCTAAGAAGCCCGGAAGGGATCGGCATTATGGGCGTTTACGTGGTGGGAACCATGTTCGGGACGCTCTACTTCGCCTTGCTCGCCGGCTATATCGCCTCGTTGGATATTCTTGATATTCGCGCCTTAGCCATGGCATGCGGCGTGGGTAGCGGCAGTATGGTGGCGGCATGCTCGGCGGCGTTAGCTGAAGCGGTGCCTGCTTCTAAGGATGAGCTGCTGGCCTTTGCAGGGGCAAGCAACCTGCTGACTTACGCCACTGGTCTGTATGTTTCTCTGTTTATCGCACTGCCGGTAACCGAGTGGATGTACAAGCGCCTAAAAGGTTCGCGCCAGGAGGCCCGCCATGAAAACTCATGA
- the yccS gene encoding YccS family putative transporter yields MPLSLPLRRLWTLDKFAYSLRVFIAFSGALLLSGLSGDIALVIPLFLGIIACALSETDDSWQGRFQALVVTLLCFTLASFIVQWLFPWPWLFVLGLGISTFTLIMLGAIGQRYATIASGTLILSIYSMINIEQHGGVDEDVAARQLLLLGGAVWYGLISVVWCALFSRQPVKQSMARVYKALGEFLILKSALFEPVRGVDVEARRLALARQNGNVVDALNQAKEMIFRRLEGQRGDRRLNRYLRIYFIAQDIHERASSTHYPYSALSKAFFHHDVLFRCQRLLDQQGRSCRQLAKSLLLNRPFDHQQSEEALADLHASIENLRDRGRPEWRPLLYPLSALADNLATLETQLASAHNPDASEERRDSALYDRSPSSVLEAWKRVRLNFTLGSPTFRHAVRLSIALMAGYGLLQWIDPEQGFWILLTTLFVCRPNFATTRRFLSQRIMGTVLGLTVGWASISLFPHPLVQSMIAVAAGVSFFANREKHYVIATASITLLVLCSFNQVGDGFNLILPRLFDTLIGSVIAGLAVFFILPDWQGRRLYREAANALNGHRRYLEEIIHQYEEGKQDGLAYRLARRNAHNADAALSTLLTNMLHEPGHYRKLDADNGLRFLVLSNTLLSHLSALGAHRHQLADDEDDATLVPVATRIGELLGHIAEQLNKRQPVAILTEQTAALLAQLEEQSAAIADEQAVALYRPIQSQLRLIAEQLAPLGEAANRLVVHEVPAASSASA; encoded by the coding sequence ATGCCACTTTCACTGCCGCTGCGGCGCCTTTGGACCCTGGATAAGTTTGCTTACAGCCTGCGCGTTTTTATCGCGTTCAGCGGCGCTCTACTATTGAGCGGCCTGTCTGGCGATATAGCGCTCGTTATTCCACTGTTCTTGGGGATTATTGCCTGCGCACTTTCTGAAACCGACGACAGCTGGCAGGGTCGTTTTCAAGCGCTCGTCGTGACGCTACTCTGCTTTACCTTGGCATCGTTTATCGTTCAATGGCTGTTCCCCTGGCCCTGGCTATTTGTCCTTGGGCTGGGTATTTCTACGTTCACGCTGATTATGCTCGGCGCTATTGGTCAGCGTTACGCCACCATTGCCTCGGGCACGCTCATACTGTCGATTTATTCAATGATCAACATCGAACAGCATGGCGGCGTGGATGAAGACGTAGCCGCACGCCAGCTGCTCCTGCTAGGCGGGGCGGTGTGGTATGGATTAATTTCGGTGGTGTGGTGCGCGCTGTTTTCACGCCAGCCGGTAAAGCAGAGCATGGCCCGGGTCTACAAGGCGCTAGGTGAGTTTCTAATATTGAAATCCGCGCTGTTTGAGCCGGTGCGCGGGGTAGATGTCGAAGCACGCAGACTGGCGCTAGCACGCCAGAACGGCAACGTCGTGGACGCGCTCAATCAAGCCAAAGAAATGATTTTTCGCCGCCTTGAAGGCCAGCGCGGCGACCGCCGGCTAAACCGCTACCTGCGTATCTACTTTATCGCCCAGGATATTCATGAACGCGCCAGCTCAACCCACTACCCCTATAGCGCGCTCAGCAAGGCCTTTTTCCATCATGATGTGCTGTTTCGCTGCCAGCGACTGCTAGACCAGCAGGGCCGTTCCTGCCGCCAGCTGGCTAAATCACTGCTGCTCAACCGGCCGTTTGATCACCAGCAAAGCGAAGAAGCCTTGGCCGATCTGCACGCCTCCATTGAGAATCTACGCGACCGGGGCAGGCCCGAATGGCGGCCGCTGCTTTATCCACTGAGTGCCCTCGCTGACAACTTAGCGACGTTAGAAACTCAGCTTGCCAGCGCACACAATCCCGATGCCAGCGAAGAACGCCGCGATAGCGCCCTCTATGATCGCTCGCCCTCCAGCGTGCTAGAAGCCTGGAAGCGGGTGCGTCTAAACTTCACCCTGGGTTCACCCACCTTTCGTCACGCCGTGCGGCTATCCATCGCGCTGATGGCAGGCTATGGATTGTTGCAGTGGATTGACCCTGAACAGGGCTTCTGGATTCTACTCACAACGCTGTTTGTATGCCGGCCGAACTTTGCCACCACGCGGCGGTTCTTATCCCAACGGATTATGGGCACGGTATTGGGTCTGACAGTGGGCTGGGCGTCGATCAGCCTCTTTCCGCACCCGCTAGTGCAAAGCATGATCGCCGTGGCAGCAGGGGTATCGTTCTTTGCCAACCGCGAAAAACACTATGTTATCGCGACCGCCTCTATCACGCTGCTGGTGCTATGCAGCTTCAACCAAGTAGGCGATGGCTTTAACCTTATCTTGCCGCGTCTTTTCGATACATTGATTGGCTCGGTGATTGCGGGATTAGCGGTATTTTTTATTCTACCCGACTGGCAGGGCCGCAGGCTTTACCGCGAGGCCGCCAACGCGCTGAACGGACATCGCCGCTACCTGGAAGAGATTATCCACCAGTATGAGGAAGGCAAGCAGGATGGTTTGGCCTACCGCTTGGCGCGACGCAATGCCCACAACGCCGATGCCGCGCTTTCCACGCTGCTCACCAACATGCTCCACGAGCCCGGCCACTACCGAAAACTGGATGCAGACAACGGCCTGCGTTTTCTAGTGCTTTCCAACACGCTGCTCAGCCACCTGTCGGCCTTAGGCGCCCATCGCCATCAATTAGCCGATGATGAAGACGATGCCACGCTAGTGCCGGTAGCAACACGTATTGGCGAACTGTTAGGTCATATCGCAGAACAGCTAAACAAACGCCAGCCGGTAGCAATACTGACAGAGCAAACGGCCGCGCTATTAGCGCAATTAGAGGAGCAAAGCGCCGCTATCGCAGATGAGCAAGCCGTCGCTCTGTATCGTCCTATTCAGAGCCAGCTGCGCCTCATTGCTGAACAGCTAGCCCCGCTGGGCGAGGCTGCTAATCGGTTGGTCGTCCACGAAGTGCCCGCAGCCAGCAGCGCTAGCGCTTAA
- the recG gene encoding ATP-dependent DNA helicase RecG: protein MSDLSAPVTSLKGVGEALALKLSRLAIQHVSDLLFHLPLRYQDRTRLTPIGLLRAGQEAVIEGEVTACDVVKGRRRSLLVRVRDNSGILSLRFFHFSPAQQQQLHPGASVRAFGEARAGATGLEIYHPEYRLVGGSEAPVDEYFTPIYPTTEGLNQPRLRALTQQALGLLDAAPEALPDVIPDALRQRFQLPGLHASLHLLHQPPPDVNIEQLTWGQHPATRRLALEELLAHQLSLREVRLRIQADGAPALPSGRSLQARFLAQLPFALTGAQRRVLEEISLDLSRPAPMLRLVQGDVGSGKTVVAAMAALCALAGNCQAAIMAPTEILAEQHYRSFKAWFEPLGIEVAWLAGKLKGKARLDAKAAIADGRARMIVGTHALFQDDVHFQCLGLAVIDEQHRFGVHQRLALREKGEAGGLTPHQLIMTATPIPRTLAMSAYADLDVSVIDELPPGRTPVKTVVVPDERRPEVVERIKLACSEGRQAYWVCTLIDESEVLQCQAAEVTRDELTVALPELAVGLIHGRMKSSEKAEVMTAFKAGELDLLVATTVIEVGVDVPNASLMIIENPERLGLSQLHQLRGRVGRGSTESFCVLLYHPPLSKSSRQRLAVMRETTDGFRIAEKDLEIRGPGEVLGTRQTGLAQMKIADLERDADLLERVSALAQALQGNADVTAVLVRRWLGEAAGRYGQV, encoded by the coding sequence ATGAGTGATCTCTCCGCGCCCGTTACGTCGCTGAAAGGCGTTGGCGAAGCCCTCGCGCTAAAGCTTAGCCGCTTAGCCATTCAGCATGTTAGCGACCTGCTCTTTCATCTGCCGCTACGCTATCAAGACCGCACTCGCCTGACGCCCATTGGCCTACTGCGCGCCGGGCAAGAAGCGGTGATTGAGGGCGAAGTGACGGCCTGCGACGTGGTAAAAGGGCGCCGCCGCAGCCTGCTAGTCCGCGTGCGTGATAACAGCGGTATTTTGAGCCTGCGCTTTTTCCACTTCTCGCCTGCCCAGCAGCAACAGCTGCACCCCGGTGCGAGCGTGCGCGCCTTTGGAGAAGCGCGTGCTGGGGCAACGGGTTTAGAGATCTATCATCCCGAATACCGGTTGGTGGGGGGCAGTGAAGCGCCGGTAGATGAGTACTTCACGCCTATTTATCCCACCACCGAAGGGCTCAACCAGCCGCGCCTGCGTGCCTTGACGCAGCAGGCTCTTGGGCTATTAGACGCGGCCCCCGAAGCGCTGCCTGACGTTATTCCTGACGCGCTGCGCCAGCGCTTTCAGCTACCGGGGCTTCACGCCAGTTTGCACTTACTTCACCAGCCGCCGCCCGATGTGAATATCGAACAGTTGACCTGGGGGCAGCATCCGGCCACGCGTCGGCTCGCGTTGGAAGAGCTGCTGGCTCATCAGTTAAGCCTGCGCGAGGTTCGTCTGCGTATTCAGGCCGACGGCGCTCCGGCGCTACCCTCAGGGCGTAGCCTACAGGCGCGTTTTTTAGCACAGCTGCCGTTTGCTCTGACCGGTGCTCAGCGCCGTGTATTGGAAGAGATCAGCCTCGATTTAAGCCGTCCAGCCCCCATGCTGCGCTTGGTTCAAGGCGATGTGGGGTCGGGTAAAACCGTCGTGGCGGCCATGGCGGCGCTGTGTGCCCTGGCGGGTAACTGCCAAGCCGCGATCATGGCACCGACGGAAATCCTTGCTGAGCAGCACTACCGCTCGTTTAAAGCGTGGTTTGAGCCGCTGGGTATCGAAGTAGCGTGGCTAGCGGGTAAGCTCAAAGGCAAAGCGCGGCTGGATGCGAAGGCCGCGATTGCCGATGGCCGCGCGCGAATGATCGTGGGCACCCACGCGCTTTTCCAAGACGACGTGCACTTTCAGTGCTTAGGGCTGGCGGTTATTGACGAGCAGCACCGTTTTGGCGTGCATCAGCGTCTAGCGCTGCGTGAAAAAGGCGAGGCGGGCGGACTGACCCCGCACCAGCTCATCATGACCGCCACGCCGATTCCACGCACGCTGGCCATGAGCGCCTACGCGGACCTGGATGTATCGGTGATCGACGAATTGCCCCCAGGGCGGACCCCGGTTAAAACCGTGGTAGTGCCTGATGAGCGGCGCCCTGAAGTGGTAGAGCGCATTAAGCTTGCCTGCAGTGAAGGCCGCCAGGCGTATTGGGTGTGTACGCTGATTGATGAGTCCGAGGTATTGCAGTGTCAGGCCGCAGAAGTCACCCGTGATGAATTAACGGTGGCGTTACCTGAGCTGGCCGTAGGTTTGATTCACGGACGCATGAAATCCAGTGAGAAAGCCGAGGTAATGACGGCATTCAAAGCGGGCGAGCTAGACTTGCTGGTGGCCACCACGGTGATCGAAGTTGGTGTAGATGTGCCCAATGCGAGCCTGATGATTATCGAAAACCCTGAGCGCCTGGGGCTTTCACAGCTTCACCAGCTACGTGGCCGGGTAGGACGTGGCAGCACTGAAAGCTTTTGCGTGCTGCTTTATCATCCGCCGCTGTCGAAAAGCTCTCGCCAGCGCTTGGCAGTCATGCGCGAAACGACCGATGGTTTCCGTATTGCGGAAAAAGATTTAGAAATTCGCGGGCCAGGCGAAGTGCTGGGCACTCGCCAAACGGGCCTTGCGCAGATGAAAATCGCCGACCTGGAGCGCGATGCTGACCTGTTAGAGCGCGTTAGCGCTTTGGCCCAGGCGCTGCAAGGCAATGCAGACGTCACCGCCGTATTGGTACGCCGCTGGCTGGGAGAAGCCGCGGGCCGCTATGGGCAGGTTTAA
- a CDS encoding hydrogen peroxide-inducible genes activator: MTLTELRYIVTLAQERHFGRAAERCHVSQPTLSVAVKKLEEELETPLFERSKSTVQVTPLGEKIVAQAQRVLEQSTLIFELASSGKDQLANPLRIGAIYTIGPYLFPHLVPALANAAPQMPLYIEEGMTGTLRGKLRSGELDVIIVALPFTETDVVTKPIYDEAFEVLMPANHAWVTREAINKEDLLEERLLLLGEGHCFRDQILEACPAITQKLNSPNNTLIAEGGSLETIRHMVASRLGITVLPQSALGTAQYENAMLVSRPFVEPAPSRTVAIAWRASFPRPKAIEALIQAISQCRQPTQAVKSAS, encoded by the coding sequence ATGACTTTAACAGAACTTCGCTACATCGTAACCCTTGCCCAAGAGCGCCATTTTGGCCGCGCGGCAGAGCGCTGCCATGTCTCTCAGCCCACGCTATCGGTGGCAGTGAAAAAGCTGGAAGAAGAGCTTGAGACGCCGCTATTTGAGCGCTCGAAATCCACCGTGCAGGTAACGCCGTTGGGTGAAAAAATTGTTGCCCAGGCTCAGCGTGTGCTCGAGCAGAGCACGCTGATATTTGAGCTGGCCAGCAGCGGTAAAGACCAGCTGGCCAACCCGCTGCGCATTGGCGCGATCTACACCATAGGGCCCTATTTATTTCCGCACCTGGTGCCCGCGCTGGCTAACGCAGCTCCGCAGATGCCGCTGTATATCGAAGAGGGCATGACCGGCACTCTGCGCGGCAAGCTAAGAAGCGGTGAGCTGGATGTGATTATTGTGGCACTGCCCTTCACCGAAACCGATGTGGTCACCAAGCCGATCTACGACGAAGCGTTTGAAGTGTTAATGCCGGCTAATCACGCCTGGGTGACGCGCGAGGCGATCAATAAAGAAGATTTACTCGAAGAGCGGCTATTATTACTCGGTGAAGGCCACTGCTTCCGTGATCAAATTCTTGAAGCCTGCCCGGCGATTACCCAAAAGCTCAATAGTCCCAATAACACGCTGATAGCGGAAGGCGGCTCGCTTGAGACCATTCGCCATATGGTGGCCTCCCGGTTAGGCATTACCGTCTTGCCGCAGTCGGCGCTAGGTACCGCCCAGTATGAAAATGCCATGTTGGTCAGTCGCCCCTTTGTTGAGCCTGCACCGTCGCGCACCGTGGCGATTGCCTGGCGGGCAAGCTTTCCGCGGCCAAAGGCGATTGAAGCGTTGATTCAGGCGATCAGCCAGTGCCGTCAGCCCACTCAGGCCGTGAAAAGCGCTTCATGA
- a CDS encoding SDR family oxidoreductase: MKLTVLIIGCGDIGINLGRELLEEGHRVIGLRRNVEALKGTGIKPLALDLNSLEDADASSLPHADYVVYTVSADRFEESAYQSAYPEGLKRVLGIMAQHKKSPRRVFFVSSTSVHGQQEGEVVNEESPTDPTSFSGKLMCEAEQALINHALPGTVIRFSGIYGPGRDRLIHQVAEGRVAAITPVIYSNRIHRDDCAGIIAHLIRRQESGEPLEDIYLGSDCEPVTMHNVMMWLAQQLKVEATETMQSPLRRRASKRCDNQRLIDAGYQFRFPSYREGYAQVLKEGGFLAVNPV; this comes from the coding sequence GTGAAGCTAACCGTACTGATTATCGGCTGTGGCGATATTGGGATCAACCTTGGGCGCGAGCTGTTGGAAGAAGGGCACCGGGTGATTGGCTTACGCCGCAACGTCGAGGCCTTAAAGGGCACCGGTATTAAACCGCTAGCGCTAGACCTGAATAGCTTGGAAGACGCCGACGCCTCAAGCCTTCCTCACGCCGACTACGTCGTGTATACGGTCAGCGCGGACCGCTTTGAAGAAAGCGCTTATCAAAGTGCTTATCCCGAAGGCTTAAAGCGCGTGCTGGGCATCATGGCGCAGCACAAGAAGTCGCCGCGTCGGGTATTTTTTGTGTCTTCGACCAGTGTCCATGGCCAGCAAGAAGGCGAAGTGGTCAATGAGGAAAGCCCCACCGATCCGACTAGCTTCTCTGGCAAGCTGATGTGCGAAGCCGAGCAGGCGCTGATTAATCATGCGCTACCCGGTACGGTGATTCGCTTCTCCGGCATCTATGGCCCAGGCCGTGACCGGCTGATTCATCAGGTCGCCGAAGGTCGCGTGGCCGCCATTACACCGGTGATTTACTCCAACCGCATTCACCGCGACGACTGTGCCGGCATTATCGCCCACTTGATTCGTCGCCAGGAAAGCGGCGAGCCGCTGGAAGATATCTATCTCGGCAGCGACTGCGAGCCCGTTACGATGCATAACGTCATGATGTGGCTCGCCCAGCAGCTGAAAGTAGAGGCCACTGAGACGATGCAATCGCCGTTACGCCGCCGCGCCAGCAAGCGCTGCGATAACCAGCGGCTCATTGACGCCGGCTATCAATTCCGCTTCCCAAGCTACCGTGAAGGTTATGCACAGGTGCTTAAAGAAGGTGGTTTTCTAGCGGTTAATCCCGTCTAA
- a CDS encoding RidA family protein has translation MSNKAVINTSKAPAAIGPYSQAIKAGNTVYLSGQIPLDPATMAIVSEDFEAQARQVFANLQAVCEEAAGSLSDIVKLNLYLVDLDNFAIVNQVMEEFFTAPFPARAAVGVKALPKGSQVEAEAVMIIGD, from the coding sequence ATGAGCAATAAGGCTGTTATCAACACCAGTAAAGCCCCAGCTGCTATTGGCCCTTACTCCCAGGCTATTAAAGCGGGTAACACGGTTTATCTTTCTGGCCAGATTCCGCTCGACCCTGCCACCATGGCGATTGTATCAGAGGACTTTGAAGCTCAGGCACGCCAAGTCTTCGCCAACCTGCAGGCCGTGTGTGAAGAAGCAGCAGGTTCACTGAGTGATATCGTGAAGCTGAATCTGTACTTGGTGGACTTGGATAACTTTGCCATTGTTAACCAAGTCATGGAAGAGTTCTTCACAGCACCTTTCCCTGCCCGCGCCGCCGTCGGCGTCAAAGCGCTGCCCAAAGGCAGCCAGGTGGAAGCTGAAGCCGTGATGATCATCGGCGATTAA